CCTTGCATGGTTTTGAGTAAACCAATGATTTGATTAAGTGAGGCAGTGGCTGGAGCAATTTCAGAGTCGTCGAGTCCGAGTCTGGCTAAGTGGGCAATCGCTTCCACATTGGAGCGTTCAAGCGCCATGGAAATTCTCCTCAAAAGAAATAAAAATAATTTAAACAGGTTATATAATGAACGTGCTTAGGCAATAATAGTCATTTAAAACCGAAGTTTAATGGTTGCGTCTAGATTGCTACAATTTACCACATTGAGCGTCTTGCTCAAAAGAGTGATGGTTGCTAGAGTTTCCGATTCTTTGACGTTTGTTTTCTATCCCTTATTTTGTACGCGTTTTTGACTCGCGCGTTGTAGAGTTTTCTCAATCATGTTTAAAAAATTGCGTGGCTTGTTCTCCAGTGACTTGTCGATTGACTTGGGGACGGCTAACACCCTGATTTATATGCGCGATAAAGGTATCGTGCTCGATGAGCCGTCGGTGGTTGCGATTAAAACCGGCCGTGGTAATCAAAAAAGTGTCGTTGCGGTAGGTACTGATGCCAAGCGCATGCTGGGTCGTACCCCCGGTAATATTACGGCGATTCGCCCGATGAAAGATGGCGTGATTGCTGACTTTAGCGTGTGCGGTAAAATGCTTGAATACTTTATTAATAAAGTACATGAGAACAGTTTTCTATCGCCTAGCCCACGGGTATTGATTTGCGTACCTTGCAAATCCACTCAGGTGGAGCGTCGGGCAATTCGTGATTCAGCGCGCGATGCTGGCGCCCGCCAAGTCGTCTTAATTGAAGAGCCTATGGCGGCAGCCATTGGTGCTGGAATGCCGGTCGATGAAGCACGGGGCTCAATGGTGGTGGATATTGGTGGCGGTACCACTGAAATTGCGCTGCTATCGCTAAATGGTGTGGTGTACGCGGAGTCGGTGCGCGTTGGTGGCGATCGCTTTGATGAAGCGATTATTACCTATGTTCGTCGCAATTACGGAAGTTTAATTGGTGAGGCCACTGCTGAGCGAATTAAACAAGAAATTGGTTCGGCTTTTCCATCGAGCGAAGTGCTGGAGTTCGATGTGCGTGGCCGTAACTTGGCCGAAGGTGTGCCGCGCAGTTTTACCATTAACTCCAATGAAGTACTGGAAGCCTTACAAGATTCCTTAGCACAAATTGTGCAAGCGGTGAAAAGCGCTTTAGAGCAATCTCCCCCCGAATTGGCGTCAGATATTGCTGAGCGTGGCTTAGTGTTAACTGGCGGCGGTGCTTTGTTAAAAGGTATTGATCAGTTACTCTCCCAAGAAACGGGACTGCCGGTAATTGTCGCCGAAAACCCGAAAAACTGCGTGGCGATTGGTGGCGGCATTTATTTAGAAACTATGGGTAAAGATCTTGCTGA
The sequence above is a segment of the Thiopseudomonas alkaliphila genome. Coding sequences within it:
- a CDS encoding rod shape-determining protein, with amino-acid sequence MFKKLRGLFSSDLSIDLGTANTLIYMRDKGIVLDEPSVVAIKTGRGNQKSVVAVGTDAKRMLGRTPGNITAIRPMKDGVIADFSVCGKMLEYFINKVHENSFLSPSPRVLICVPCKSTQVERRAIRDSARDAGARQVVLIEEPMAAAIGAGMPVDEARGSMVVDIGGGTTEIALLSLNGVVYAESVRVGGDRFDEAIITYVRRNYGSLIGEATAERIKQEIGSAFPSSEVLEFDVRGRNLAEGVPRSFTINSNEVLEALQDSLAQIVQAVKSALEQSPPELASDIAERGLVLTGGGALLKGIDQLLSQETGLPVIVAENPKNCVAIGGGIYLETMGKDLADLLAQDE